The following coding sequences are from one Diospyros lotus cultivar Yz01 chromosome 7, ASM1463336v1, whole genome shotgun sequence window:
- the LOC127805797 gene encoding rac-like GTP-binding protein ARAC7, translating to MSASKFIKCVTVGDGAVGKTCMLICYTSNKFPTDYIPTVFDNFSANVAVDGSIVNLGLWDTAGQEDYSRLRPLSYRGADIFVLAFSLISRASYENVLKKWMPELRRFAPNVPIVLVGTKLDLREDRGYLADHMGSNIITSVQGEELRKQIGAAAYIECSSKTQQNVKAVFDTAIKVVLQPPRRKEVARKKRRRSSGCSIMRGMVCGGCVA from the exons atgagtgCTTCAAAGTTCATCAAATGTGTCACAGTTGGCGATGGAGCTGTTGGCAAGACCTGCATGCTCATTTGCTACACTAGCAACAAGTTTCCCACT gatTACATTCCAACAGTATTTGACAATTTCAGTGCTAATGTGGCTGTCGATGGTAGTATTGTGAACTTGGGATTATGGGACACTGCGG GTCAGGAAGATTACAGCAGGCTGAGGCCTCTGAGCTATAGAGGTGCTGATATATTTGTTTTAGCCTTCTCTTTAATCAGCAGAGCCAGCTATGAAAATGTCCTCAAGAAG TGGATGCCAGAACTTCGGCGGTTTGCACCCAATGTTCCAATTGTTCTTGTTGGAACAAAGTTAG ATCTCCGCGAAGACAGAGGGTATCTGGCTGATCATATGGGATCTAATATTATAACATCTGTACAA GGGGAGGAACTGAGGAAACAAATTGGTGCAGCAGCTTATATAGAATGCAGCTCCAAGACTCAACAG AATGTGAAAGCTGTTTTTGATACTGCAATCAAGGTTGTGCTTCAACCACCCAGGAGGAAGGAAGTAGCAAGgaagaaaaggcgaagaagcTCTGGCTGCTCGATTAT GCGGGGTATGGTTTGTGGGGGCTGCGTCGCTTAG
- the LOC127805775 gene encoding cyclin-dependent kinase F-1, with the protein MEPQSPTPPKSWSIHTRKEIITNYEILERVGSGAYADVYRARRRSDSVIVALKEVHDYQSAFREIDALQALKNSPNVIVLHEYFWREDEDAVLVLEFLPTDLASVVSEAKKDGGISAGEIKRWIIQILSGVDACHRNSIVHRDLKPSNLLISADGVLKLADFGQARILLEPGFVSFEENLQPHEQNDPDPNVVQPLHGILEREVPCNVASGNEEHGSSGKDGCFEQLDELKTKDAMSEIDYETHDGDTSCLATCTTSDIEDDPFHGSYSYEAQEGGDGRDGPLTSCVGTRWFRAPELLYGSTKYGAEIDLWSLGCIFAELFSLEPLFPGTSDIDQLSRIFSVLGTLSEEIWPGCVELPDYKIISFSKVENPLGLEACLPNRSPDEINLVKKLLCFDPAGRATAMELLQDKYLTEPPLPVPVSELRVPSSRTARDDEDSPGEWCDYRHMDSDSDFEDFGSVNVTATDSGFSIRFP; encoded by the exons ATGGAACCACAATCGCCGACTCCGCCGAAGAGCTGGAGCATCCACACGCGGAAGGAGATCATCACCAATTACGAGATCCTCGAGCGAGTGGGCTCCGGCGCCTACGCCGACGTCTACAGAGCCCGCCGGCGATCCGATTCGGTGATCGTCGCTCTCAAGGAGGTCCACGACTACCAATCGGCATTCCGCGAGATCGACGCCCTCCAAGCCCTCAAAAACTCCCCCAACGTCATCGTCCTGCACGAGTACTTCTGGCGGGAGGACGAGGACGCCGTGCTGGTGCTCGAGTTCCTCCCCACCGACCTCGCCTCCGTTGTCAGCGAGGCCAAGAAGGACGGCGGCATCTCCGCCGGCGAGATCAAGCGGTGGATCATCCAGATTCTCTCCGGAGTCGACGCCTGCCATCGCAATTCCATCGTCCATCGCGATTTGAAGCCCTCCAATTTGCTCATCTCCGCCGATGGTGTTCTCAAGCTCGCCGATTTCGGTCAG GCTAGGATACTTCTGGAGCCTGGTTTTGTTAGCTTTGAGGAAAACCTACAGCCGCATGAGCAGAATGATCCGGATCCAAATGTTGTTCAACCACTGCATGGTATTCTAGAAAGAGAGGTTCCATGCAATGTTGCTTCTGGGAATGAGGAACATGGATCTTCTGGAAAAGATGGGTGTTTTGAGCAGTTGGATGAGCTCAAGACTAAAGATGCCATGAGTGAAATTGATTATGAAACTCATGATGGAGATACATCCTGTCTTGCTACATGCACGACAAGTGACATAGAAGACGATCCTTTCCATGGTTCTTATTCATACGAGGCTCAGGAGGGTGGAGATGGCAGGGATGGTCCACTGACGTCCTGTGTTGGGACTCGGTGGTTCAGGGCGCCAGAGTTACTCTATGGATCCACAAAATATGGGGCTGAGATTGACCTATGGTCATTGGGCTGCATTTTCGCCGAACTTTTCAGTTTAGAACCGCTTTTCCCAGGCACTTCAGATATCGATCAGCTGAGCAGGATTTTCAGCGTCTTGGGCACCTTGTCAGAGGAGATCTGGCCTGGTTGTGTGGAACTTCCTGactacaaaataatttcattttccaAAGTAGAAAATCCACTTGGCTTAGAAGCATGCCTTCCCAACCGGTCCCCTGATGAGATCAACCTAGTCAAGAAACTTCTCTGTTTCGACCCAGCAGGCAGAGCTACTGCAATGGAACTGCTCCAGGACAAGTATCTAACCGAACCACCTCTACCGGTCCCAGTATCCGAGCTACGAGTTCCTTCTTCGCGCACAGCTCGAGATGATGAGGATTCGCCAGGTGAGTGGTGTGATTACAGGCACATGGATTCAGATTCTGATTTTGAGGATTTTGGCTCTGTGAATGTTACAGCTACTGATTCTGGCTTTTCAATCCGGTTCCCTTGA
- the LOC127806852 gene encoding protein NRT1/ PTR FAMILY 1.2-like, producing MEVSSDAVKKTTEEEVPKTKGGLRTMPFVIANEALEKVAAVGLFANMILYLRNEYHLSTVTSINILFVWNAVSSFLPIFGAFFSDSYLGRFKVIGIGTIITLLGLIVLFLTAILKSARPPHCDNIFLDKCVVANSSHLAFLFSAFVLMSIGAGGIRPCSLAFGADQFDRPENPKNERVLQSFFNWYYASVGISVMISITVIIYIQNQFGWVVGFGVPVGLMLFSTAMFFLGSPLYFKVKAKKSLVTGLAQAACAAVKKRRQALQEKVSDGRYHHEKGSKLVEPSEKLRCLNKACMIVSPEKDLKPNGRAMDPWSLCTVEQVEELKALIRVVPIWSTGIMNAVTISQQSFPVLQALSMDRRFIKNFKIPPGSFAVFSLLTLTIWVAIYDTLIVPWISGYTKRPRGLSLKQRMGIGLFFSCIAMALSAEVERIRRGRAISDGLAAQPLAVVNMSAMWLVPQYCVGGLAEAFNIIGQIEFYYSQFPKKMASVGVALFSLGMGAGNLVGSLILTVIHRASKRNGAVSWVSSNINMGHYDYYYWVLATLSVANLLYFFFCCWLYGSEDQRSWVDDKISEEGEQGA from the exons ATGGAGGTTTCTTCAGATGCAGTGAAGAAGACAACAGAAGAAGAGGTCCCAAAAACAAAAGGAGGCCTAAGGACCATGCCTTTTGTCATAG CAAACGAGGCATTGGAGAAGGTCGCTGCTGTGGGGCTCTTTGCAAACATGATTTTGTACCTGAGAAATGAGTATCACTTGAGCACCGTAACATCCATCAATATTTTGTTCGTCTGGAATGCTGTCTCGAGTTTCCTCCCAATCTTTGGGGCTTTCTTTTCTGATTCCTACTTGGGTCGGTTTAAGGTGATCGGGATCGGAACCATTATCACTCTGCTT GGATTGATCGTGTTGTTCCTGACGGCCATCCTGAAGTCAGCAAGGCCTCCGCACTGCGACAACATATTCCTGGACAAATGCGTGGTCGCAAATTCCAGCCATCTCGCCTTCCTCTTCTCAGCATTCGTGCTCATGTCCATCGGAGCCGGCGGCATAAGGCCGTGCTCTCTGGCGTTCGGCGCCGACCAGTTCGACAGGCCGGAAAACCCTAAGAACGAGAGGGTGTTGCAGAGCTTCTTCAACTGGTACTACGCTTCGGTGGGGATCTCGGTGATGATCTCGATCACAGTCATCATCTACATCCAGAACCAGTTCGGCTGGGTGGTCGGTTTCGGCGTTCCGGTGGGGCTCATGCTCTTCTCCACGGCTATGTTCTTCTTGGGATCTCCACTTTACTTTAAGGTCAAGGCCAAGAAGAGCCTGGTCACTGGCTTGGCCCAAGCTGCATGTGCGGCTGTGAAGAAGAGACGGCAGGCCTTGCAGGAAAAGGTTTCCGATGGAAGGTATCATCACGAGAAGGGGTCCAAGCTTGTAGAGCCGTCGGAGAAACTGAG ATGTTTGAACAAAGCTTGCATGATCGTGAGCCCAGAGAAAGACCTAAAACCAAACGGCAGAGCCATGGATCCATGGAGCCTCTGCACAGTAGAGCAAGTAGAAGAGCTGAAAGCATTGATCAGAGTGGTGCCCATATGGTCCACCGGAATCATGAACGCCGTCACCATCAGCCAGCAGTCCTTCCCGGTGCTCCAGGCCCTCAGCATGGACCGCCGCTTCATCAAGAACTTCAAGATCCCGCCGGGTTCCTTCGCCGTCTTCAGCCTCCTCACTCTCACCATCTGGGTCGCCATCTACGACACCCTCATCGTCCCATGGATCTCCGGGTACACCAAGAGGCCCAGGGGCCTCAGCCTCAAACAGCGCATGGGCATCGGCCTCTTCTTCTCCTGCATAGCCATGGCACTGTCCGCCGAG GTGGAGAGGATCCGGAGAGGTCGGGCGATCAGCGACGGCCTGGCGGCGCAGCCGTTGGCAGTGGTGAACATGTCGGCGATGTGGTTAGTGCCGCAGTACTGCGTGGGCGGGCTGGCGGAGGCCTTCAACATCATCGGGCAGATAGAGTTCTACTATTCCCAGTTCCCCAAGAAAATGGCCAGCGTCGGAGTGGCCCTCTTCTCGCTCGGAATGGGCGCCGGAAACTTAGTCGGAAGCCTCATCCTCACCGTCATCCACCGCGCTTCCAAACGCAATGGCGCCGTCAGTTGGGTTTCCAGCAACATCAACATGGGCCACTATGACTACTACTACTGGGTTCTGGCCACTCTGAGCGTCGCCAATCTCTTGTACTTTTTCTTCTGTTGCTGGCTTTATGGCTCTGAGGATCAAAGGTCTTGGGTCGATGATAAAATTAGTGAAGAAGGCGAGCAAGGTGCATGA